The following is a genomic window from Bosea sp. RAC05.
TGATCAACCGCGAGCATTTCCGCGTCGAGGACCGGCTCTCGGAGGCGCTCGACGTGATCGGGCTCAACGAATATTTCGGCTGGTACGAGCCCTCGTTCGACGGGCTGAAGCGGCTCTTCGCCAACTCCGACCTCGACAAGCCGCTGGTCATCACGGAGACGGGCGCCGACGCCGTCGCCGGGCGGGAGGGGCGGCCCGGGGAGCTTTTCGGCGAGACCCATCAGTCCGATCTCTACGAGCGCCAGCTCGATCTGGTCGAAAGCGCGCCCTATGTGCGCGGCTTCTGCCCGTGGATTCTCTACGACTTCCGGACCGAGCGGCGGCAGACCGCCTATCAGCGCGGCTGGAACCTGAAGGGCTTGATCGCCGCCGACAAGACCACCCGGAAGAAGGCCTTCACCACCCTTTCGGAGCGCTATTCCGAACTGGCCCAGCAGCAGACACCTGCTGGGGCATGAACCGCCCGGTGCCAGGGCCAGACAGGCCCAGCCGGGACCACGAGATCCAACAACCAGAACACGACGCGGAGGACACCGAGATGAGCACCACACGACGCACCATCCTGATCGCCGGCATGGCCGCCGCCGCCGCGCTCGCGGCCGCCCCCGTGGCACAGGCCAAGACCACGCTGCGCCTCGGCCACGGTCTCGCCAAGGGCCACCCGGTCGACGTTTCCCTCGAACTCTTCGCCAAGCTCGTCAGCGAGCGCTCGAAGGGCGACATCGAGATCAAGGTCTTCCCGGCTGGCCAGCTCGGCCAGCAGCGCGAACTCCTGGAGCAGCTCCAGGCCGGCGCGCTCGACTTCGCCCATGCCAACGCGTCGCCGCTGGCGGCGTTCGAGCCCGCCTTCGGCGTGTTCGACACGCCCTTCCTGTTCCGCGACAAGGCCCATTTCTTCAAGGTCGTGGACGGGCCGATCGGTCGCGAGATCCTCGAGGCCGGCAAGGCCAAGTCCCTGCTCGGTCTCGCCTACCAGGACAACGGCACGCGCTCCTTCTACGCCAAGAAGCCGATCCGGACGCCCGAAGACCTGAAGGGCCTGAAGATCCGCGTCCAGCCCGGCCCGATCACGACCCGCATGGTCAACCTGCTGGGCGCCGCCGCGACGCCGCTGGCCTGGGGCGAGCTCTACACCGCGCTCCAGTCGGGCGTCGTCGACGGCGCCGAGAACAATGTCACCGCGCTGACCCTGGCCAAGCATGGCGAGGTGATGAAGTTCTATTCGCGCAACGAGCACACCCGCGTGCCCGACGTCGTGCTCGCTTCCGGCGTCACCTTCGGCAAGCTGAAGCCGGAGCAGCAGGACCTGGTCCGCCAGGCCGCGCTCGATTCCTCCAAGGCCCATAACGAGAACTGGCAGAAGGAACTCGACAAGGCCGAGGGCGACGCCGTCAAGATGGGCGTGACCTTCGTCGAGGCCGACAAGGCGGCGTTCCGCAAGGCCGTCCAGCCGATGTACGACGATCTCAAGGCCGTGCCGGCGGTCGCCGCGCTCGCCGAGAAGATCCAGGCTCTGCAGTAAGCCGACAGGCGCGTCCTCCCTTCGCCCCCTGTGGGTGAGGGGAGGACGACGCGCCGTTCCCCCGGTCAGGTTCCGCCATGCTCCACCGCATCCACCGCTCGCTCGACGTCTTCGTGCTGGCACTCGCCGTGCCGATGACGCTCGTCATGCTCGCCTGCGTGGTCTGGCAGGTGGTCGGGCGCTATTTCCTGAACTCCTCGACGTCCTTCACGGACGAGCTCTCGCGCTTCCTGTTCATCTGGGTCAGCCTGCTCGGCGCGGCCTATGTGCTGGGCAAGCGCGGACACATCGCCATCACCGGGCTGATCGACATGGCGCCGCGCGGCGTCCGTCGCGGCTTCGACATCCTGATCGCCGGGCTGGTCATCGTCTTCGCGCTCGTTGTCCTCGTCTGGGGCGGCTGGCTCCTGGTCGAGCGCAATCTGAGGCTCGGGCAGGTGTCGCCCGCGATGCTTCTCCCGGTGGCCTATGTCTACGCCATCATCCCGCTCTCGGGCCTGCTGACCGCGATCTACGCGGCGCTGGTGGTCTGCGAGGTCGCCAGCGGTCAGGAGATCGCGGCCAAGGAGGTCTCGCTCGACTGAGCGGGCATGACCGGCATGGAAGCATCCCCCGCGCTCATTCTCTCTGTCGCCTTCATCGGGCTGATGGCCATCGGCGTGCCGATCAGCCACGCCACGGGCCTGGCCGCGATCGCGGCGCTGCTCACGATCATGCCGCCCCTGCCGGCGCTGTCGGTCACCGCGCAGCGCATCGCGACCGGTCTCGATTCCTTCGCCCTGCTCGCCATCCCGTTCTTCTTCATGGCGGGTTCGATCATGAACCGGGGCGGCATCGCGCGGCGCCTGATCGACTGCGCCAAGGTCTTCGTCGGCTGGATGCCGGGGGCTCTGGCCCAGATCACCATCCTCGCGAACATGATGTTCGGCACCGTCTCGGGCTCGGCGGTGGCCGCCGCATCCGCCATCGGCGGCACCATGCAGCCGCTCAAGGACAAGGCGGGCTACGATCCGGCCTTCTCGGCCGCCGTCAACATCGCCTCCTGCCCGACGGGCCTGCTGATCCCGCCATCGGGCGCCTTCATCGTCTATTCGCTGGTCTCGGGTGGCACCTCGATCGCCGCGCTCTTCCTGGCCGGCTACATCCCCGGCATCCTGATGGGCATCTCGGTGATGGTGCCGGTCTGGTTCATGGCCAAG
Proteins encoded in this region:
- a CDS encoding TRAP transporter substrate-binding protein; its protein translation is MSTTRRTILIAGMAAAAALAAAPVAQAKTTLRLGHGLAKGHPVDVSLELFAKLVSERSKGDIEIKVFPAGQLGQQRELLEQLQAGALDFAHANASPLAAFEPAFGVFDTPFLFRDKAHFFKVVDGPIGREILEAGKAKSLLGLAYQDNGTRSFYAKKPIRTPEDLKGLKIRVQPGPITTRMVNLLGAAATPLAWGELYTALQSGVVDGAENNVTALTLAKHGEVMKFYSRNEHTRVPDVVLASGVTFGKLKPEQQDLVRQAALDSSKAHNENWQKELDKAEGDAVKMGVTFVEADKAAFRKAVQPMYDDLKAVPAVAALAEKIQALQ
- a CDS encoding TRAP transporter small permease, giving the protein MLHRIHRSLDVFVLALAVPMTLVMLACVVWQVVGRYFLNSSTSFTDELSRFLFIWVSLLGAAYVLGKRGHIAITGLIDMAPRGVRRGFDILIAGLVIVFALVVLVWGGWLLVERNLRLGQVSPAMLLPVAYVYAIIPLSGLLTAIYAALVVCEVASGQEIAAKEVSLD